From a region of the Candidatus Pantoea bituminis genome:
- a CDS encoding YgiW/YdeI family stress tolerance OB fold protein, with translation MLTTLLVMLSSGVYAEKGGFEGGEAPQPQSKQDAGYKGSEDTGQTHINQIRDFRQDGYVTLEGYILKKEQGDNYQFRDSTGTITIVAPEKAFKGKKFAADDQVRISGRVHGKGENTTLHATEIEEP, from the coding sequence ATTTTAACGACACTGTTAGTTATGTTGAGTTCGGGTGTTTACGCTGAAAAGGGCGGCTTTGAGGGCGGCGAAGCGCCACAACCTCAATCGAAGCAGGATGCAGGTTATAAAGGTTCTGAGGATACCGGGCAGACGCACATCAATCAGATTCGTGATTTTCGGCAGGACGGTTACGTCACGCTTGAGGGTTATATTCTGAAGAAAGAGCAGGGCGATAACTATCAGTTCCGCGACAGCACCGGAACCATCACTATTGTGGCACCGGAAAAAGCGTTCAAAGGTAAGAAGTTTGCTGCGGACGATCAGGTTCGCATCAGCGGTAGAGTGCACGGTAAAGGTGAAAACACCACATTGCACGCCACAGAAATTGAAGAACCTTAA
- a CDS encoding chemotaxis protein, producing the protein MDNFQKEIDERANLALSNKFELLLFRLGSDQLKGKSELFGINVFKLREIVPMPTITKAAGMKSPLLGMASIRGQFIPVIDLPAVAGCVPETGLNLLLVTEYARNTQAFAVESVDNIVRLDWSQVHTAEAGIGGRNITSIASLDNDKQSNNLAMVLDVEQILYDIIPSVRGVEPEAARPRAFKYQPGAVAIVAEDSKVARQLLEQGLKSMGIPALMYNTGLDAWEKIKQMSQEAQAAGESIHDKIALVLTDLEMPEMDGFTLTRNIKRDPILKHLPVVIHSSLSGSANEDHVRKVGADGYVAKFELNELSDVIFNVLEAAR; encoded by the coding sequence ATGGATAATTTTCAAAAAGAGATAGATGAGAGAGCGAACCTCGCGTTATCGAATAAATTTGAGCTGCTGCTGTTTCGCTTAGGCTCAGATCAGCTAAAAGGAAAATCCGAGCTGTTCGGGATTAACGTTTTTAAGCTGCGCGAAATCGTACCGATGCCGACAATTACCAAAGCAGCAGGCATGAAATCGCCGCTGCTTGGCATGGCCAGTATTCGCGGTCAGTTTATTCCGGTTATCGATTTACCTGCGGTAGCGGGTTGCGTACCGGAAACGGGACTGAATCTGCTGCTGGTGACGGAATATGCGCGTAATACGCAAGCGTTTGCCGTGGAGTCAGTCGATAACATCGTGCGTCTCGACTGGAGTCAAGTGCATACCGCCGAAGCGGGTATCGGCGGACGCAATATCACCAGTATCGCCTCGCTGGATAATGACAAGCAAAGCAATAATCTGGCGATGGTGCTGGATGTTGAGCAAATTTTGTATGACATCATTCCGTCAGTGCGCGGCGTAGAGCCGGAAGCCGCCAGACCGCGTGCATTCAAATATCAGCCAGGTGCAGTGGCGATTGTTGCTGAAGATTCTAAAGTGGCGCGCCAGCTGCTGGAACAAGGGCTGAAAAGCATGGGCATTCCGGCGCTGATGTACAACACCGGTCTGGATGCATGGGAAAAAATCAAGCAGATGAGTCAAGAGGCGCAAGCGGCAGGGGAATCGATCCACGATAAAATCGCGCTGGTGCTGACCGACCTTGAAATGCCTGAAATGGATGGCTTCACCCTGACGCGTAACATCAAACGTGACCCAATCCTCAAGCATCTTCCGGTAGTGATTCACTCTTCACTTTCCGGCAGCGCCAATGAAGATCACGTGCGCAAAGTTGGCGCAGACGGTTATGTGGCCAAGTTCGAGCTGAATGAATTATCAGACGTGATCTTCAACGTGCTGGAAGCGGCTCGTTAA